TGCATAAATATAACATTATTTTTTAGAACacataaatataacaacattttaatccttgcatttagaagaaaaaaaaatgattgttGAGCTACAGCATTAAAACTTTCTTAAAACATTTATCGAATCATCTACTTTTAGATGGGAGGAAATCTACCGTCCTTGAAAGCAAACTGGTACGAGGGATGTTGTCATTTGTGCAAAATGTTCTTCTTTACttcaatgttattgttattatttagtTTATCAATCTGTTAAAATTGTTATTTTAGCATctaaattgatttcttttaaaatatttttccattcacattcttttttcttttccaaaccataaaattaaaatgaccatttttacattttcttttctgAACACTTCGGATCACTTAGCAAAATTTGATCTCTAATCTCTTTGGTCGAATATGTATGTTTTCAATAGTTGAGTTTCATTTAGATGCCAATTTTTCTAATAGAGAGATCCATCCCTAATGAGGCAAAGAAAATCCCCACATCTCCGTGGTTGGAGATTACATTCTCtatctcatttatttattttatatattaaattgaaTATCGTAtgatattttagtttattttatttaagaagGGTAAAATGAGAAGATTCCTAGTGAATGAAGTAAATATATTTAATCGAAAAGTTTGttaaaacattatttttttcttaagagATTACATGGCAGATTTTCCTGAACAACTCACATGTGATATGTCCATAATTGTTGACATGATgaaccaaagaaaagaaaatccaaCTATCTATTCTCTTGCTTAGGTTGCTTACTCATAGACTTCATATATAACTTAGGAAGAATCAAAATTGGATTAGATACAAGCGAACATAATATCTATTATTTCATTTTGAAAAGCTTAATTAAGCTATCTTTTTCCTCCATATCTCTAACAAGGTTTGAATCAATCTTTAGTGACTAAACAAATGTGCCACCCCCTCCAAGACCCTCTCTCTTTAGCAGCAACATTTTTCCAAGGGAAATATTAATTCTTGAGGCATCGATCTAAAAAACCTCGATCTAAAAAACCACAACTCCCTCTATGTTTGAAGGAGGAGGATTGGTTCGAGGGAGAATACTTGGATGTTTGGGTCTCAATCGACTTCCAAGACCTTTGTTACGTTCCTTCATGGTTTGATTATATCATATAAATAGTTCATCACATGGTTTTAAAGCTACAAACTTTTCAAAAAGTACCTATAAGAGTTGATAGATAAAATTTGCTTCTTAGCacacattaaaaataaataaaagagtaaAAATAAGACATTGGGCTTTCACTCATAGGTATATACCCAAAAATATATTTCACTCGTAGATTTAAATATGTATAGTTATATGAGTTTTCTTTAAGAGGCCACAAATTCAAATTACGttttccaaaaataatttttttttgaagaaaaacaAATGCACTTTTCCAGCATTTTTTTCCAATATTCAAATGGCCATGGTTTGAGAAGGCGAAGTCATATTTTGCAACCTCCTTTgtcaaaataaaatttctaaGTTGATGTGATGTTTGGTGATATTATTCAAAAGCACATGCATCTCTACCAAACAAAGAGTGAGAGAGGAGCCACGTGGTAGGCCTATACAAGTGTTTCTCAATTCTCTAATAGGAATaacccaaaataataatatcaaaaaaaaaaaaatcaaacaaaaatcacctaCCTCGATTACAATAACATTCTCTAAAATTTTTTTGCCACTATAATGTTTTATTTACTCCCCAGCTAAAGAatatacaaaaaaatttaagtAGAGTTAGTACAATATTTCTAGGTAAGACATTTATAAACAAAGTAGGTAGGTGAAATTCTTGTATAGACTTGGAGCTATTTATCTTTTTACAAAATAACCGATCGTAGGATGATACTTTTTGCCAAGTAAATCTTATAGAGAACATAAACAAGTTATTATTTCACACATTTCAATGGCAGTGTGCACACATCTTTACTTAaacttttttaataaaaaagacaagtttatattttttttaatatatggTGACATGAATTGCAAAGTTTGTGGGATTATAAATAGAAGAGACAAGTTAAGCTATAAGAGAACTCATCCCCCAAAGATTGTTCAGTTCAGTTCAGTCCAGTTTGAGAACTAAAGATGTCATATGTTTTAGATACGATTTCAACTTGGTTAATAGTAGTAATCGTGGTTTTATTATCGTCATTACTATTATTGGGATGGAAATTAGTTGATTGGATTTGGTTTAGGCCGAAGAAATTGGAGAAGCTTTTAAGACAACAAGGATTCACCGGAAATTCTTACCGGATTCTTTACGGCGACTTGAAGGAGAGAGCTGCCATGAGAGATCAAGCAATCTCCAAGCCTATGAACTTCTCCAATCACATTGCTCCACGTGTCATTCCCTCTGTTCATCACACCATCCAACATTATGGTAACAATATTATCCctatctttctctttctttttctttttctcctttaatataAAATCTAGAGATAAATAAATTAAGTTGAATCATAAATTTCCATGTGTGCTAAGATCTCGAGATAATTAAGATCCTATTTGCTAAAATTATATGGATAAACTCAATTTTCAactcacaaaaaaaaaaaaaaaaacctaatatTTTACATTTCATTAAAGTGTTGTTCATTTTCTCATAGTTGTATTCCCTGTGAAGTCCAGTGCTTTATTCAACATCAATATGCCTTTTGTTGATTTAAGTTACATACAATTTTGTTATGAAAAATAAACAATGTTAAATATTTGTGGAATATATGCAGGGAAGAATTCATTCATGTGGATTGGCCCCATCCCAAGAGTACACATCATGGACCCTGAACAACTTAAAACTGTGTTCTCATTGATCAATGATTACCAAAAGCCAACTGCTAGTTTGAATCCCCTTGCCAAGTTGCTTGCTGATGGACTTTTAAATCATGAAGGACACAAATGGGTCAAACACAGAAAGATAATTAATCCTGCTTTTCATTTAGAAAAGCTTAAGGTATATATCATCTTTCAGCTCTTCCATATCACTATTCaactaattcaaaattaattttctcAAACAAATATAACAAGCTAATTGtctatctaaacgatcttatgaGCAACATGAATACTTGGAATCATATTGGTGCAATGAATAAAGCACATACTTATTTGAACAAGATAGAAACATAAGCTTATAATCATTAATTACTTTTACCTTTGAGTATCTTCCTTCTGTTATCTACTGTTTAGGGATTATGTCTTCAAAATCCAAAGCAACCTTtgaaaccaaaaaaaaaaaaaaaaaaactggtTAAGATTTGTTCTTGGTTTTAGGATTTGGGTATGAATTCAATGAAACAAGAAATATTAAAAGAAGTGATCAAAACTTGTTCTTGGTTTTACTTATTTAGGATTTGGTTTTAGAAATAGTTCTTTAGTAACTATTTATGTTTCTGGAACGCATGACAAGTTATCAAGcaatacatataatttcaagatCATCGTATCATATTTTGTAAAATCTGTTCAAATATAATCGGCAATCATACATATCTTTACACTGGTTGTTAGGATATGGTACCGGCATTCTATCACAGCTGTGACGAGATGATTAGCAAATGGGAAAGTATGGTCTCCGTACAGGGATCTTGTGAGTTAGATGTAATGCCTTACCTACAAAATATGACTGCTGATGTGATTTCTCGAACTGCATTTGGGAGTAGCTAcgagaaaggaaaaaagatctttAAGCTTCAAACTGAACTAGCAGAGATGGTGATTCGATCTACCTTAGGGATTTATATTCCAGGATGGAGGTAAAAACTTAATTCATCTACAACATTATTATATACATCTATTTTAATGAAAGATTTCATATCATGATTAATATTTTGTGTAGATTTCTACCCACAAAGtcaaataataaaatgaatGTGATAAGTAAAGAGATATCAACTTTGATCATGGGTATTATCAATGAAAGGGAAACGTCTATGAAGGCAGGTGAAGCTACACAAACTGACCTACTAAGCATTCTCATGGAATCCAATTTGAACGAAATTAAACAACATGGAAACAATAAAGACATTGGAATGAGCATAGAAGATGTTATTGATGAATGCAAACTATTCTATATTGCTGGCCAAGAAACTACAGCTACATTACTAACTTGGACGATGGTATTGTTGAGTTCATACTCAGAATGGCAAGAACGAGCAAGAGCAGAGGTCTTTGAGATCTTTGGCAACAAAAAACCAGATTATGATGGTTTAAGTCGACTAAAAGTTGTGAGTGATATTGATATTCCTCATTTACtttatttcttttctacttttctcattttaattttacctcctatatgTTAAATGCCCATTTCCTGATACAAAGCAATCACATTAGAGTTTTGGAGGAAAGAGTAGACTAGATAGGTTTCTAATTCTGATCTTAATTAAGCTGAATCAAGCTTATTGCCTTTGGATTGTGTAAGTTGAAAAGAATTGGCTATTTGATAAACTTGACACCTAAGAAGTATGATCACTTTTTTCTCGAACTAGCATACCTACGAGTGTTGGACACTCTAGTTCGTATCATACACTTGTTAGTGCAATATACGTCTTAGAAACTAGGTTGTACAAAGTAATAGGTCCAACAATTGTTGGATATGCATTGAACAATTGTTGAGCATACATACTAAGTACacatatattacaaaaataataaattttgattGTGAAATATAAAGACATCAAACTTATTTCTTTAAGCATATATATAACTGCATAAATTCATTGACTTTGAATTTCTTTCTTGTATAATAatgatatttatatattttttaaataaatgtgTCCTTGTCCTATGTTTGTgtcttaaattaaaaaaaaaaagtgacgTGTCACCGTATAGTTGTCGTGTCATATATGTATcttgtatttgtatttttttcttagCCTTGACATTATAACAAGTGACTTTTGAGAGGATGGTGTGTCCTAAAAAGTTATGTATTAACTAACACATGGCAAGTGACTTTTGCAATGACACAGGTAACTATGATATTGAACGAGGTTCTTAGGTTATATCCTCCGGTAAGTATGTTTGGTCGTttcattaaaaaagaaacaaaacttgGAAAATTGACTTTACCAGCAGGAGTTATGTTGGGCTTACCGACTGTTCTTATCCAATGTGATCCTGAGTTATGGGGAGAAGATGCACATGAATTTAAGCCAGAAAGATTTTCCGAGGGAGTTTCTAAAGCAACAAAAAATCCAGGTGCTTTTGTACCCTTTGGTTGGGGTCCTCGAATATGCATAGGACTAAACTTCGCCATGATTGAAGCAAAAATGACATTGTCAATGATTCTACAACGCTTCTCGCTCGAGCTTTCGTCATCGTATACACATGCTCCCATTGTTGCCATAACAACACAACCTCAACATGGAGCTCATATCATACTACACAAACTGGAATTAGTTACTTAAACTAAGTATTAGCTTGCACATTATCAAAAGGCTGAGGAAGTTCTGTGCTTTGACTATGTATAATTTCAAATCCTTTGAGAAAAATGTACCCACGTACGCATGCTCTCAACTAAATACCCTTTTCATTGCTCAGCAGCTCCTAAATAAACAGTTTTAAGGGTAATGACAGCCACTCCATTTTCTTCTCGAGATTATAAAACGAAGGAATCCAATGTTAGCCTGAACTTGAAGGATCAGCCGATATgattcaaaataatcaaatttagGCACTACAAGTTTTGAAAACTGACCTTTCTCATTGTCATTTTATCAAACAGTTCATCTGCAATGTGTTCATCAGCAGCATTCTTGTTAACCTTCAACCGTAAAGTGTACCACACGACAAAGAAATAATGGTCAAGAAAAGGTATAATAATTTCAAATCCTTTGAGAAAAACAGGGATGTTTAACAACACCCACGTCACTTGTTTGAAGTATGGTTTAGGAATTAGAAGTGTTCATACTGCAAGAGCGAGCAAGAATAGATGTCTTGAAAGTCGTCGGTAACAAAAGCCGAGATTTTGATGGTTTTAGCTTCCCAAAGTTGTATTGTGAACTTGTGAGTGGATAAATTATCTTGTTTATACTCTTTTTAGGACAATAACTTAAATTGTAAactatattaaattattgtattggtttaaacataaaattcGTATGGACAACATGTCATTTTAAATCATTCATTGAtccaaaaatttaaacaaatttaatcATATATCATCAAACCTAAACAAATGACATTTAACATGAACATGAACAATAAAGTTGAAAGAATAGCATGATTCAGATTAGGAGTAACAACTTAGAACCAAAATAGATAGCAGGAGAAGAGACTAATAAAAACCTGATGGAGCATGTCTCAAGCATGTCACATCCCAAGTGACCGTCATTGTGGCTCAAAAATATAACTAAAGTAAGAGCCCAGTTGATTTTGGACACGTAAAAGACATTTGGAGCAATTCTAATCGTTTTTAAGTTTTCCGTAATTTTTTTAGAGAATCACTTTTTATTTACATCTACCAGTAAAATCAACCAATTAGAACCTTTCTAAAATAGATTACCTATCAACTTACACCTTCCACTAACCAATTTTATCTTCTAATATGCCTCCTAACCAATTTTGATAATCTCCCAATTTTGGACCAATAACAAATTATCATCGCATCATTCATTATTATCAAATTTACCAcgaaattataaataattttgaaactAATCAAAAGTTGATATGTAtaccaaatttattaaaattgaaGATATAAAGATGCAATTCTAATGGTGCATGTATTCCATCATGACCgttggatcaagttaattatttttacctaataataatatttatttggATTAGTCTAATGAGCCCAAAAATAGATATAGTCCAAATGCTAAATAAGACCAAAATCAATTATGGTTGGGCATGAGGGACCAAATCCATGGATCAACTAAGTCGAAGCCAATAAAGCGAGTTTTCTTAATTTGAGGTTTAGAAAATTGAGATTTCAACTAAAATAGTCTAAATTGATATATGATATTACACAATGAACATTTCTttctaatatattttataaaagtcCTAAATGGACTAACATTTTTCATAAAAGAATGGGTCAATTTACCTTGGTACCCAAATTTCATTAATCTTGAACaatattttccttaattatCAACAACCATATGTATTATATCAATTGTAACTCCCTtaattattacatatatatttttatttattaatgtaatatttattaccttttgaattatttaaatatggtataaattattatcgtatatggtaataatatttttaattatcatacaaaataaacatttttaattTCATGCCCAACAAGAAGCCATTTTCTCACAATCATCAATTTCGGCGCTAATATTCTTCTCCGATTTCTATAACAAaaatttttgttctttcttcttcccttccgAATTTGCTTTTTGTGATACGGTTagtcattttctttatttggtatATGATTTATTCTTCCTTTCGtagaatatatatttttttccttcaaaaatttgttctttcttcttccatttcgtAGTATATATTCCGGTAGTATTCctcctattttgattttttacacaTATGCTACTGAATAACACtttatgttttgtgatttgttacatatatactactgcatatattcaataattacGGCATGTTTCgatcatcttattcatatttttgtttagtaaagttttcatgaacaatatatacatttatatactatTCTTTAATTATCTACTTCTATTATGTGATTTATcatatatatacatcttattcatatttatgttctgtgatttgttacatatatactactgcGTATATTCAATGATATATAAATTGTAGTTGAATTTCATTACATATCACTACATACACAGATGATGTTATCagtatatatatttgtatatataataacaGGTATTTACTGACACATATAGTTcagttttttttccttcatgttTCGTATTGTTTTTTTCTCGATTTGATTagtattttctttaattttttacatatatattactgcataatatgtttatgttttgtgatttgttacaaatatactactgcatatatttAATAATGCAGAAATTGAAGTTGTCCTCCTCCCATCGAATGTAAAACGTTCAGTTGGTCGGCCAAAGACGATTAGAATTCTTTCTAAAATGGAGTTCAAGAGACGTATTAAATGTGATCATTGTGGACGTGTTGACCATAATCAAAAGAGATACTAGTTTTtcttattgaattagtttttccttcttattattagacttttagtatgttgtttcaaaattttatttgaaatattcatatcctagtttttagttcaattgttttatttccatatttttttccataaattttCAGCGTACTAATCAAAGTTtctcaatttattatatttaatatattacccttcatacataatcactattgtttcaaacataacttattattttttacatataatatgaatatttgaaataaaatacatcaaccaatttaacaaattgaaaacacaacattttattcataaaatatacaatgtattatttcatatatactattcataaatcaatttaacataTCCTCTCCATTCAACCACTTTTTCATTGACAGGGATGAATACGTTACATTGGATTTAATATtgtatatatgtaataatatcgTATATGATGAATAttatacattagaattagatatatattaaaatgaaaaatatgatAAAAGTGTTTGTGCTAAGTATATTTGCAATAATATTACGTATATAATAGTGCAATGCAAATTTTCAACTATAAAACTAAGAAAAATAAGGTAAACATCATTGGTAAATATGGAATATTCAAAAAATTAAAGGATAAttaaagaattgaatatgaaagtataacaaaatattactGTATACATGTAATAATATTATGTATATAACAGATATTAAACATTATAATTGAAAGTAAAAAACacaataaataacaaattcTTCTTAACACATCTTATAGGATCTAGGTAAATGTATATCTCAATATTGTTCATATCAATAAAACTGTATAACCTTGATTAAGGACTAGTGTACAATTCTTTATAGCACATATGTTCATTAATTGTTATTTTGGACACACTAAAAGTAACATAATTGTTCGATTCATTGAAAAAACCCTCGAAGTAGCATGCAATTTTTGGTCATCCTCCCAAAAAATATTGGAAATATATGTCACCAATAATTTATGTTGTAATTAAGGAgaggtatatatataataaatcacAGTACAAACATATAATATTCTTCGGTTACTAGATgtcaatatatatgtattatggtaaataagaagaggtatatatatattaaatcaCAGAACACACATATCATATATATCGGTTACTGTATGTCAATTTATATGTATGATTGTAtatatgaaggggtatatatatactaaatcaCAAAACATACATATCATATTCTTTGGCGACTATATGTAAAAATATAtgcattattatatatattaagtgGTATATATCTAAAACAAATATTCTGAAATATAAGGTTAAACATTCTAGGAAAACTATGATGTAATGGAGTACCAAAAAATATGAGGAATTGAGGAAGACAACTAACCGAAAGTATAAGGAGAACGAAAGGACGAAATAAACTGAAAACCGGTGAAGAACGAAATCGGAATCAGTGATGGACGAAATAGAAATCGGTGAAGAACGAAACTGGATGTACTGGAATTGGTGAAGAACGAAACTAAATGATTGCAGAAATTACTGGTAAGGAAATTGAACAGTAAAGGTAACCTGTCTATGATCTGTTAATGAAACATCTACTAAACATGTATGTTCAGAATCAAACCTAGTAAGAACCTATAATGTCCTATCCCCATGAATACAACAATAAGCACGCAATGACCATTTGCAATCTTCAATTACGCATTGCAAAATCAAAACTTTCTTGTTTGATTTCACAGTAACATATTGAAAATTGTCTCTAATAGCAATGACTTGTACGCACTGTTTGAACAAAGATTTGGTTGAAAACATGTCGTGGATTTTCAGTGCAAAGTTGGAATCTACCTTAGagatatttatattttcaaaaaaaaaaaaaaagaccctCGTTGTTATCATGGATTTCAGTTTGAAAAGAACTTGACGACAATTAACCCAAACAAATTGATAAAGGGCCAATAGAATGAACAATAAAGGCAATATGTCGCTCAACATTCGATATTATTACATGGTAAACTCATTTAACATCGTTATCATTCGTTATAGACAAATTCTTCTTAACACATTCTATAGGACCTAGACAAAggtatatttcaaaattgtttatATCAATAAAACTGTCTAACTTTGATATAAGACTAGTGTACAATTCTTTATAGCACATATGTTCATTAACTGTTATTTCAGACACATTAAAACTAACATAATTGttcgattcattaaaaaaaccATCAAAGTAGACTAAAATTTTGGTCATCCTGCCAAAACATATTAGAAATATATGTCACTACAAatatatgttgtaattaagtagtggtatatatatatactaaatctCGGAAAAAACATATGATCTTCTATGGTTATTGGGTGttcatatatatgtattatggtAAATAAGAAGGGGTATATATCTACAAAATCACATAACACACAGATCATATTCATCAATTACCGTATGtcaatttatgtatattattgtatatttgaaggggtatatatttaaaaaataacataataCACATATCATATTCATCGGTTACGTACTATATGTCAATTTATATGCATTATTGTATGTATGAAGTGGGTATATATAAACTAACTCACATAACAGACAATTCATATTCCTTGGGGAttgtatataaaaatatatgcattgttatatatatgaagtggtaaatgtctaaaataaatatttcgaaATATAAGGTTAAACCGTTCTAGGAATACTACGATGTAATGGAGTACAAAAAAATATAACGAATTGATGAAGACAACTTACCAGATGTATGAGGAGAATGAAAGGACGAAATAAATTGAGATTCTGTAAATAACGGAATCGGAATCGGTGATGGACAAAATATAAATCGGTGAAGAACGAAACTGGATGTACTAGAATTGGTAGAGAAATTCGAATAACTTGTCGGCGACAAATGTATCGGAATTGGATTACTGTAGTAGTTTACAGTGAGGAAATTGAAGAAGTTGACGGCGACGGATGGGGATTTAAGATGATTTATGCGACTGATGAAGAATTAATCAagagaattttgaaaattattttcatattaaaagataattatttgatgataaattaaaagaaattatataagATAACgtctttttaattaataattaagattttacattaattaagatgataattaaggaagttataatttagataataatgataaatataatgtaaataaggaaaaatataattttaaattttaaattaccTATATAGTTAATGTTAACGAAGGTTAAAATTATCTTAAAAATATGTGAATTcctaattaagtaaaaaaaatcttaatttagaatatttgtgaaattttatAGTCAAATTAGTCTTTTCTCTAAATCTTTCTAAAAAGTTTTACTCAGCTTAGAGAGAAATCTTCCAACGACAAGAAAATTCCTTATAAGTTCCTAAAAACGAACTACATCGAACATATGCATTCAAttgagagagaatcagaggataaTCAAGTACTAGAGATCGAACCATTACTACAAGAGTCAGGATATTCCCAACGCACAAAAACGTCAGCAGAAGCGGTAAAGACGTCGAGAAACAAATTTCTGATGCAGAAAGGAACGTCGGGAAGACTATCGGAAGAAATGCATTATGAGACCTTTTTTCGACGTGTCACCAACAAGGCGTTGGGAATAACCTTCTCCCGACGTCTTCTTTACTGACATTCTTGATGGGCTGGGAATAAGTAATCTTCGACATCTACATTTTCGACTCCGGACGTATATATATCCGACGTCGTCCATGCGTTGAGAATAACTATCCTCGATGCGACGTTTTCAGCATATTTTCGACGTTTGTATTGCAtcgaaaaatatttttaatatgtaatttttttattttaaatatgtaatttatatttatttccctaaaatattttcctttAATTGCTTTCAACCGAGTCTCTATTTCCTGAAATATTCACATTTgttttcaattaaattaaagaaaattcaaaataaattagtaaattacgaaatacaaacacaaatttaacaaaaaaaattaattttcataatacaaaaaatgctaAGAAAGCCGTACGTCTCTTAACGAGCCTCGTACGTCATTCTATACTGCGAGTcttacaatgatacaaaagtagttaagtttagtacatatatatgcatatcatcactgtatactgtcatttcaaaaacttaagaataatcgaaacatatataaatatcgcaaagctagggatcatgtggtggtccttgctgtACTCGAGTCATGTCTTCTATCAGCTTTCTCATTTTTTCCACTTCTGAAACTAATGCTTTGTGATTTTTTTCCTGGTCTTCAATTCGTTGCATAGCTTGATCAAGCTTAGCCTATAATTAAAACTCTACTATGGATTGCGGACATGACGTCGTGGAACTACTCACACTTGTCGTCTTGCAAGCCTTCgacttgggtccccaaccaaggccttttat
This region of Cucumis melo cultivar AY chromosome 7, USDA_Cmelo_AY_1.0, whole genome shotgun sequence genomic DNA includes:
- the LOC103493471 gene encoding cytochrome P450 CYP72A219-like isoform X1 encodes the protein MSYVLDTISTWLIVVIVVLLSSLLLLGWKLVDWIWFRPKKLEKLLRQQGFTGNSYRILYGDLKERAAMRDQAISKPMNFSNHIAPRVIPSVHHTIQHYGKNSFMWIGPIPRVHIMDPEQLKTVFSLINDYQKPTASLNPLAKLLADGLLNHEGHKWVKHRKIINPAFHLEKLKDMVPAFYHSCDEMISKWESMVSVQGSCELDVMPYLQNMTADVISRTAFGSSYEKGKKIFKLQTELAEMVIRSTLGIYIPGWRFLPTKSNNKMNVISKEISTLIMGIINERETSMKAGEATQTDLLSILMESNLNEIKQHGNNKDIGMSIEDVIDECKLFYIAGQETTATLLTWTMVLLSSYSEWQERARAEVFEIFGNKKPDYDGLSRLKVVTMILNEVLRLYPPVSMFGRFIKKETKLGKLTLPAGVMLGLPTVLIQCDPELWGEDAHEFKPERFSEGVSKATKNPGAFVPFGWGPRICIGLNFAMIEAKMTLSMILQRFSLELSSSYTHAPIVAITTQPQHGAHIILHKLELVT
- the LOC103493471 gene encoding cytochrome P450 CYP72A219-like isoform X2; translated protein: MSYVLDTISTWLIVVIVVLLSSLLLLGWKLVDWIWFRPKKLEKLLRQQGFTGNSYRILYGDLKERAAMRDQAISKPMNFSNHIAPRVIPSVHHTIQHYGKNSFMWIGPIPRVHIMDPEQLKTVFSLINDYQKPTASLNPLAKLLADGLLNHEGHKWVKHRKIINPAFHLEKLKDMVPAFYHSCDEMISKWESMVSVQGSCELDVMPYLQNMTADVISRTAFGSSYEKGKKIFKLQTELAEMVIRSTLGIYIPGWRETSMKAGEATQTDLLSILMESNLNEIKQHGNNKDIGMSIEDVIDECKLFYIAGQETTATLLTWTMVLLSSYSEWQERARAEVFEIFGNKKPDYDGLSRLKVVTMILNEVLRLYPPVSMFGRFIKKETKLGKLTLPAGVMLGLPTVLIQCDPELWGEDAHEFKPERFSEGVSKATKNPGAFVPFGWGPRICIGLNFAMIEAKMTLSMILQRFSLELSSSYTHAPIVAITTQPQHGAHIILHKLELVT